In Rhodococcus rhodochrous, a single genomic region encodes these proteins:
- a CDS encoding DeoR/GlpR family DNA-binding transcription regulator, with product MYAEERQQAIAALVAARGRVSVAALADRYGVTTETVRRDLAHLERLGLVRRVHGGAIPAASLSVSEPALSEREHTRAEHKDRIAAAATSFLPPSGGSVLFDAGTTTGRIVGALPPEVELTVVTNSVPIAARLAAMSTVQLHLLGGRVRGVTQAAVGAEALATLSTVHVDVAFIGTNALSIDHGLSTPDADEAAVKRAMVRTADRVVVVADSSKVGRRNLLSFASLDPIDVLVTDTDLDDTDRRQLIEHGIEVVTA from the coding sequence GTGTACGCAGAGGAACGGCAGCAGGCGATCGCAGCGCTGGTGGCGGCTCGCGGCCGCGTATCGGTTGCGGCGCTCGCCGACCGGTACGGCGTCACCACCGAGACGGTGCGCCGCGACCTCGCGCATCTCGAACGCCTGGGACTCGTGCGTCGTGTCCACGGCGGCGCGATCCCGGCCGCCTCGCTCTCGGTCTCCGAGCCCGCTCTCTCCGAACGCGAGCACACCCGCGCCGAACACAAGGACCGCATCGCCGCCGCCGCGACGTCCTTTCTCCCACCGTCCGGCGGAAGCGTGCTCTTCGACGCCGGCACCACCACCGGCAGGATCGTCGGAGCACTGCCGCCCGAGGTCGAACTCACCGTCGTCACCAACTCGGTACCGATCGCCGCGCGCCTCGCCGCGATGAGCACCGTGCAACTGCACCTGCTCGGCGGTCGCGTCCGCGGTGTCACGCAGGCGGCGGTGGGCGCCGAGGCCCTCGCCACCTTGTCGACGGTGCACGTCGACGTGGCGTTCATCGGCACCAACGCGCTCAGCATCGACCACGGCCTGTCCACCCCCGACGCCGACGAGGCCGCGGTCAAGCGCGCGATGGTGCGCACCGCCGACCGCGTCGTCGTGGTCGCCGACTCCTCGAAGGTCGGTCGGCGCAATCTGCTGAGCTTCGCGTCGCTCGATCCGATCGACGTCCTGGTCACCGACACCGACCTCGACGACACCGACCGTCGGCAACTCATCGAACACGGAATCGAGGTGGTGACGGCATGA
- the ptsP gene encoding phosphoenolpyruvate--protein phosphotransferase, with protein MEQSASVLHGTPVVPGIGYGPVIRPIARPVVPEQGASIPDTAREAEVGRFEDAAKVVAERLRARASRASGAAAEVLQATAVLVEDRAWRGAAATKIRSGTDAVGATVAATDQFAALFEKMGGLQAERVTDLLDIRDRVIAELQGAPEPGLEMPDAPSVLLATDLAPADTAGLDPSVVVALATSLGGPTSHTAIIARQLGIPCVVAVAGLDDVPAGTEVLVDGATGRIVISPDSAEAAAEVERDRVERERVAGWSGPGATADGHPVEILANVQDGSGARAAHRTPAQGVGLFRTELCFLDRDTEPTEDEQADIYAEVFDAFEGRKVVLRTLDAGSDKPLRFANHPDEHNPALGVRGIRITTTAPGVLDRQLDAVAAAASRTGATPWVMAPMVATVSEAADFAARVRERGLSPGVMIEVPSAALLADRLLEHLDFLSIGTNDLAQYTMAADRMSPQLAALTDPWQPAVLALVARAAEAGAAASKPVGVCGEAAADPLLACVLAGMGVTSLSCAASAVTGVGARLSSVPMDRCREAAEAVLASDDPVAARAAAAKLLD; from the coding sequence ATGGAGCAGTCGGCGTCCGTCCTGCACGGCACCCCCGTCGTCCCCGGCATCGGATACGGGCCGGTCATCCGGCCCATCGCGCGTCCTGTGGTCCCGGAGCAGGGCGCCTCGATCCCCGACACGGCGCGCGAGGCCGAGGTGGGCCGATTCGAGGACGCCGCGAAGGTCGTGGCCGAGCGGCTGCGGGCCCGCGCCTCGCGTGCATCGGGAGCCGCGGCAGAAGTGCTCCAGGCCACCGCCGTGCTGGTCGAGGACCGCGCCTGGCGCGGGGCGGCCGCGACGAAGATCCGGTCCGGCACCGACGCGGTCGGCGCCACAGTCGCCGCCACCGACCAGTTCGCGGCCCTGTTCGAGAAGATGGGCGGGCTGCAGGCCGAGCGGGTCACCGACCTGCTCGACATCCGCGACCGCGTGATCGCCGAGCTGCAGGGCGCCCCCGAGCCGGGCCTCGAGATGCCCGACGCGCCGTCCGTGCTTCTCGCCACCGATCTCGCGCCCGCCGACACCGCCGGACTCGACCCGTCCGTCGTCGTCGCGCTGGCCACCTCGCTCGGAGGACCCACGAGCCACACCGCGATCATCGCGCGCCAACTCGGCATCCCGTGTGTCGTCGCGGTGGCAGGTCTCGACGACGTCCCTGCCGGCACCGAGGTGCTGGTCGACGGCGCGACGGGCCGGATCGTGATCTCCCCGGACAGCGCCGAGGCCGCAGCCGAGGTCGAACGCGACCGCGTCGAGCGCGAGCGGGTGGCGGGCTGGTCCGGTCCCGGCGCCACCGCCGACGGTCACCCGGTCGAGATCCTCGCCAACGTGCAGGACGGATCGGGTGCCCGCGCGGCGCACCGGACGCCGGCGCAGGGCGTCGGACTGTTCCGCACCGAGCTGTGTTTCCTCGACCGCGACACCGAACCGACGGAGGACGAGCAGGCCGACATCTACGCGGAGGTCTTCGACGCGTTCGAGGGACGGAAGGTCGTCCTGCGGACCCTCGACGCCGGCTCCGACAAGCCCCTCCGGTTCGCCAACCACCCCGACGAACACAATCCCGCCCTCGGCGTCCGCGGAATCCGCATCACGACCACGGCGCCGGGAGTGCTCGATCGTCAGCTCGACGCGGTGGCCGCCGCGGCCTCGCGCACCGGCGCCACGCCGTGGGTCATGGCACCGATGGTGGCGACCGTCTCGGAAGCAGCCGATTTCGCCGCGCGGGTGCGCGAGCGCGGGCTGTCACCCGGCGTCATGATCGAGGTTCCGTCCGCGGCGCTGCTCGCCGATCGGTTGCTCGAACACCTGGACTTCCTGTCGATCGGCACCAACGACCTCGCCCAGTACACGATGGCGGCCGATCGGATGTCGCCGCAGCTGGCCGCACTCACCGACCCGTGGCAGCCCGCGGTGCTCGCACTCGTGGCCCGCGCGGCGGAGGCCGGGGCGGCCGCGAGCAAGCCGGTGGGGGTGTGCGGCGAGGCGGCGGCCGATCCGCTCCTCGCCTGCGTCCTGGCCGGGATGGGCGTGACCTCCCTGTCGTGCGCGGCGTCGGCGGTGACGGGCGTCGGGGCCCGGCTCTCCTCGGTTCCGATGGACCGTTGTCGCGAGGCGGCCGAGGCGGTCCTCGCGAGCGACGACCCCGTCGCGGCACGTGCTGCGGCCGCGAAACTGCTGGACTGA
- a CDS encoding uracil-xanthine permease family protein, with product MTERANTTGRTTTRRGWTLHGDGRRINPGAVVAPHERLSWPRTIGIGMQHVIAMFGATLLVPTITGFPVTTTLLFSGIGTALFLIITRGRVPSYLGSSFAFIAPLSASAGSGPAAQLGGIVAVGIVLVLIGLVVKAAGSRIIDAVMPPVVTGAIVALIGLNLAPTATGSFEAQPLVATITLVVTLLVTVVGPGMLGRLGILVGVIVGWIFAAFTGAIASERIDAMRDAAWFGLPDLRGPTFELSVVLLALPVVVVLVAENVGHVKAVAAMTGRNLDDMAGNALIADGLATTLAGAGGGSGTTTYAENIGVMAATRVYSTAAYAVAAVTAVVLAFSPKFGALVFTVPDGVLGGATLVLYGLIGILGVRIWTEAKVDFTDPVNLTVAAAALVAGIGDLTLSIGSVELGGIAWGSIGILVAYPLLRRLADLRR from the coding sequence GTGACCGAACGAGCGAACACCACCGGACGCACGACCACACGCCGCGGCTGGACACTGCACGGCGACGGGCGTCGCATCAACCCCGGTGCGGTGGTCGCACCGCACGAGCGACTGTCGTGGCCGCGCACCATCGGCATCGGGATGCAGCATGTCATCGCGATGTTCGGCGCCACGTTGCTCGTGCCGACGATCACGGGCTTCCCGGTCACGACGACGCTGCTGTTCTCCGGTATCGGCACCGCGCTGTTCCTGATCATCACGCGCGGTCGGGTGCCCAGCTATCTCGGTTCGTCGTTCGCGTTCATCGCGCCGCTCAGCGCGTCGGCCGGTTCCGGTCCGGCAGCGCAGCTCGGCGGGATCGTCGCGGTCGGTATCGTGCTCGTGCTCATCGGCCTGGTGGTCAAGGCGGCAGGTTCGCGCATCATCGATGCGGTCATGCCGCCGGTGGTCACCGGGGCGATCGTCGCCCTCATCGGTCTCAACCTTGCGCCGACCGCCACGGGCTCGTTCGAAGCCCAACCGCTCGTCGCCACGATCACGCTCGTGGTCACGCTGCTCGTGACGGTGGTCGGCCCGGGCATGCTCGGCCGCCTCGGCATCCTCGTCGGTGTGATCGTCGGATGGATCTTCGCGGCGTTCACCGGGGCGATCGCGTCCGAACGTATCGACGCCATGCGGGACGCCGCCTGGTTCGGTCTGCCCGACCTGCGCGGCCCCACCTTCGAACTGTCGGTCGTGCTGCTGGCGCTGCCCGTCGTCGTCGTGCTGGTCGCGGAGAACGTCGGCCACGTCAAGGCGGTCGCCGCGATGACCGGCCGCAACCTCGACGACATGGCCGGCAACGCGCTCATCGCCGACGGCCTCGCGACCACCCTCGCAGGTGCGGGCGGTGGCTCGGGCACGACCACCTATGCCGAGAACATCGGCGTCATGGCGGCCACGCGCGTGTACTCGACCGCTGCATACGCCGTCGCGGCGGTCACCGCCGTGGTGCTCGCCTTCTCGCCGAAGTTCGGTGCGCTGGTGTTCACCGTGCCCGACGGTGTCCTCGGTGGCGCGACCCTCGTGCTCTACGGCCTGATCGGCATCCTCGGTGTCCGCATCTGGACGGAGGCGAAGGTCGACTTCACGGATCCGGTCAACCTCACGGTCGCGGCCGCCGCGCTCGTTGCCGGAATCGGCGACCTGACCCTGTCGATCGGCTCGGTCGAACTCGGCGGTATCGCCTGGGGTTCGATCGGCATCCTGGTCGCGTACCCCCTGCTGCGCAGACTCGCGGATCTGCGTCGCTGA